In Shouchella patagoniensis, the following are encoded in one genomic region:
- a CDS encoding DUF368 domain-containing protein, translating to MIKLKILLQGAAMGITEIVPGVSSSTIAMLMGIYEKLLAAISDLTTGNWKRGLSFLIPLGLGMVASVLLFVSIIRYLLGEHNQPMMFLFMGLVLGILPFLWRSAHSETNRSFQPIHYIIIAVSFVLVASTSFFGESGQEVMTDLTIGSYMYLFVSGWIASTALVLPGISGSLMFMILGVYYTAIAALDDFNLSVIITIGLGVLAGLLVTSRIVRYLFHHYTQITYSAMIGLVAGSLVVIFPGTFPTTFLYALVCVMALIFGLTTALTFGKAERS from the coding sequence ATGATTAAATTAAAAATATTGTTACAAGGTGCAGCCATGGGTATAACAGAAATCGTCCCTGGAGTAAGTTCAAGTACAATTGCCATGCTGATGGGCATTTATGAGAAGTTATTAGCTGCGATTAGTGATCTTACGACAGGTAATTGGAAGCGCGGGTTAAGTTTCCTCATTCCTCTTGGACTTGGGATGGTTGCTTCAGTTCTGTTATTTGTTAGTATTATTCGCTATTTACTTGGCGAACATAACCAACCAATGATGTTTTTATTTATGGGACTGGTACTTGGTATTTTACCTTTCCTGTGGCGTTCAGCACACTCTGAAACAAACCGATCCTTCCAGCCAATCCATTACATCATCATCGCTGTATCCTTTGTGTTAGTAGCATCGACAAGTTTTTTTGGAGAATCTGGACAAGAAGTGATGACTGATTTAACTATTGGATCATATATGTATTTATTTGTATCAGGTTGGATCGCCAGCACTGCTTTAGTATTACCAGGCATTAGTGGTTCCTTAATGTTCATGATTTTAGGTGTTTATTATACGGCAATTGCTGCTCTTGATGACTTTAATCTCTCCGTAATCATAACGATAGGATTAGGTGTTCTTGCTGGACTTTTAGTTACAAGCCGAATTGTAAGGTACTTATTTCATCATTATACTCAAATAACATATTCAGCAATGATTGGGTTAGTTGCAGGGTCTTTAGTCGTTATTTTCCCTGGTACATTTCCAACTACTTTCCTTTACGCACTTGTTTGTGTTATGGCCTTGATTTTTGGTTTAACAACTGCCTTAACATTTGGGAAAGCTGAACGCTCTTAA
- the pdaA gene encoding delta-lactam-biosynthetic de-N-acetylase — MKRIIAAVFLLFLFFSLTTKPAYAYDNKTYNWSYKPASTHTPADTEPHYKDMLQQSGGYFIGDTNEKALYLTFDNGYENGYTEQVLDVLAEKRVPGAFFVTGHYLKTAGDLVKRMVNDGHIVGNHSFHHPSLPQANDQKLKEELDSVKAMFMDLTGEKEMHYLRPPRGEFSERTLMKSKELGYTNVFWSLAYKDWEVDKPKGKEYAYEQIMKRIHPGAVMLVHSVSPDNAAALADVIDECERLGYTFRSLDELALSHTLP, encoded by the coding sequence ATGAAACGCATAATAGCAGCGGTTTTTTTATTATTTCTTTTTTTTAGCCTCACCACAAAGCCTGCTTATGCTTATGACAACAAGACGTATAACTGGAGTTATAAGCCAGCATCAACGCATACACCAGCAGATACAGAACCTCATTACAAAGATATGCTCCAACAGTCTGGTGGGTATTTCATTGGTGATACAAATGAAAAGGCATTGTATTTAACGTTTGACAATGGATACGAAAATGGCTACACAGAACAAGTACTTGATGTGTTAGCAGAGAAAAGAGTACCTGGCGCTTTTTTTGTAACTGGTCATTATTTAAAAACGGCGGGAGATTTAGTTAAGCGGATGGTTAATGACGGACATATCGTAGGAAATCATTCATTTCATCATCCAAGCTTGCCACAAGCAAACGATCAAAAGTTAAAAGAAGAGTTGGATAGTGTAAAAGCAATGTTTATGGATCTTACTGGAGAAAAAGAGATGCATTACTTACGTCCTCCAAGAGGGGAATTTAGCGAACGCACGTTAATGAAATCAAAAGAGCTAGGTTATACAAACGTCTTTTGGTCCTTAGCATACAAGGATTGGGAAGTTGATAAACCTAAAGGCAAAGAGTATGCTTACGAACAAATAATGAAACGAATTCATCCAGGAGCGGTTATGCTCGTTCATTCCGTATCACCTGATAATGCCGCCGCTTTAGCTGATGTTATTGATGAATGTGAGCGTCTTGGTTACACATTTAGAAGTTTGGATGAACTTGCTTTATCACATACGTTGCCTTAA
- a CDS encoding GAF domain-containing protein, giving the protein MSIPTDIASLKIMAHVYKKQDTESVFEKTVESLVSTVPYIDWVGIYMYEDLNHKLVAASCFENDLRWDCNSELKFPVTNAASSEIGMMIVRTKEAIAFDVTDVSTLETIASAIGYELTLN; this is encoded by the coding sequence TTGTCTATACCTACAGATATTGCATCATTAAAAATCATGGCTCATGTCTATAAGAAACAAGATACTGAGTCGGTATTTGAAAAAACAGTTGAAAGTTTAGTTAGCACTGTCCCTTATATTGACTGGGTAGGAATTTATATGTATGAGGATTTAAATCACAAATTAGTGGCAGCGTCCTGTTTCGAAAATGATTTACGTTGGGATTGTAATAGTGAATTAAAATTCCCTGTGACAAACGCAGCAAGCTCAGAAATTGGCATGATGATTGTACGTACAAAAGAAGCAATTGCTTTTGATGTAACAGATGTATCGACACTTGAAACAATAGCAAGTGCAATTGGTTATGAACTCACATTAAATTAA
- the rlmD gene encoding 23S rRNA (uracil(1939)-C(5))-methyltransferase RlmD, which yields MKKDSTQKKESTQGVVVHKGQKFPLTIKRLGINGEGVGYFKRRVVFVKGALPGEEAVVEVIKAGERFSEAKVKKLRKKSPDRVEAPCPIYEECGGCQLQHMNYSASLRGKKDIVLQAFSRYTKLPENKLPLKETIGMENPWYYRNKSQLQTRKKGGKVAAGLYKEGTHELIDLSACLVQHKQLNHVTQVVKDLLSELNIPIYDEKKHQGEVRTIVTRIGFETKQVQLVLVTLTDKLTKKDELLAEIKKRLPEVSSLMQNVNNEKTSLIFGEKTLHLDGEQTINERLGEFSFDLSARAFFQLNPNQTVHLYNEAKKAARLTGKEKIVDAYCGVGTIGQWLGDGASEIRGMDITEEAIEDARKNAKAHGVKAVYEVGTAEKWLPKWLQQGFKPDVILVDPPRSGCDQKLLSSMIKAKPKRIVYVSCNPSTLAKDVQHLIEKGGYHVKSIQPVDMFPWTAQVESVTELTLK from the coding sequence ATGAAAAAAGATTCAACCCAAAAAAAGGAAAGTACTCAAGGGGTAGTTGTTCATAAAGGACAGAAATTTCCTCTTACTATAAAGCGCTTAGGTATTAATGGAGAAGGGGTTGGCTATTTTAAACGTCGCGTCGTCTTTGTAAAAGGCGCATTACCTGGAGAAGAAGCTGTCGTCGAAGTAATAAAAGCTGGCGAGCGATTCTCCGAAGCAAAGGTGAAAAAACTTCGGAAAAAATCACCGGACCGAGTAGAGGCTCCTTGCCCGATTTATGAAGAGTGTGGTGGCTGTCAACTTCAGCACATGAATTATTCTGCATCATTGCGTGGGAAAAAAGACATTGTCTTGCAAGCTTTTTCTAGATATACCAAACTTCCAGAGAATAAGTTACCACTAAAAGAAACGATTGGAATGGAGAACCCTTGGTACTATCGAAATAAAAGTCAATTACAAACAAGAAAAAAAGGTGGAAAAGTTGCTGCAGGACTTTATAAAGAGGGGACACATGAATTAATTGATTTATCAGCTTGCCTTGTCCAACACAAACAATTAAATCATGTGACTCAAGTGGTAAAAGACCTTTTAAGCGAGTTAAATATTCCGATTTATGATGAGAAAAAACATCAAGGCGAAGTTCGTACAATCGTGACCCGGATTGGATTTGAGACGAAACAAGTTCAGCTCGTACTTGTAACGCTTACGGATAAACTGACGAAGAAAGATGAACTCCTTGCAGAAATAAAAAAACGATTACCAGAAGTTTCGTCGTTAATGCAAAATGTAAACAACGAAAAAACGTCTTTAATTTTTGGTGAAAAAACACTTCATTTAGATGGTGAACAAACCATTAATGAGCGGCTTGGTGAATTTAGTTTTGATTTGTCAGCACGTGCTTTTTTCCAACTGAACCCTAATCAAACCGTACATCTTTATAATGAAGCTAAAAAGGCTGCACGGTTAACAGGTAAGGAAAAAATTGTTGATGCCTATTGCGGCGTCGGAACAATTGGTCAATGGCTTGGAGATGGGGCATCTGAAATAAGAGGAATGGATATTACAGAAGAAGCAATTGAAGATGCGCGAAAAAATGCAAAAGCCCATGGGGTGAAAGCTGTTTATGAAGTGGGTACTGCTGAAAAATGGTTGCCTAAATGGTTACAGCAAGGCTTTAAACCGGATGTGATTTTAGTGGATCCACCGCGCAGTGGCTGTGATCAGAAATTGCTTTCAAGTATGATAAAAGCAAAGCCTAAGAGAATTGTTTATGTTTCATGTAATCCATCTACACTTGCTAAAGACGTTCAGCACCTTATTGAAAAAGGTGGATATCACGTAAAATCAATTCAACCCGTTGATATGTTTCCATGGACAGCGCAAGTTGAAAGCGTGACGGAGCTAACCTTGAAGTAA
- a CDS encoding aminoglycoside phosphotransferase family protein, producing the protein MSNTLIKQIPFLSNCKEVIAIKKGFSSDDKYLIHMPDGNKKLLLRMFNIEELRSKKTIYSILKRMQNYHVTCSKPLAIGEAGNRGYMITSYIEGKDAEDEISNYTVQDQFNIGLEAGRELKKMHALSAPHQMSSWYSRKIEKHKKYLDAYAACEVNVIKDQKIIDFIEENTPLMKQRPNIFQHDDFHLGNIIVNNKKFAGIIDFDRYDWGDPIHEFLKVGIFSREVSIPFSIGQIKGYFNNKDPEEDFWRLYSLYLAMCVFSTVIWTLKTKPNMINEMLNKVYVYLEDHDYFDRLKPKWYL; encoded by the coding sequence GTGAGTAACACACTAATAAAACAAATTCCTTTTTTAAGTAATTGCAAAGAAGTTATTGCAATTAAGAAGGGTTTTTCCTCAGATGATAAGTATCTAATACATATGCCAGACGGGAACAAAAAGCTACTACTTCGGATGTTTAATATAGAAGAGTTACGATCAAAGAAGACAATATACTCGATTCTAAAGAGAATGCAAAATTACCACGTTACTTGTTCCAAACCGTTAGCAATTGGCGAAGCAGGAAATCGAGGATATATGATTACATCATACATAGAGGGTAAAGATGCTGAGGATGAAATCTCAAACTACACTGTCCAAGACCAATTTAATATTGGTCTTGAGGCGGGGAGAGAATTAAAAAAAATGCATGCATTATCCGCTCCCCATCAAATGTCTTCGTGGTATTCAAGGAAAATCGAAAAACACAAGAAATATTTAGATGCTTACGCAGCATGTGAGGTAAACGTTATAAAGGATCAAAAAATCATTGATTTTATTGAGGAGAATACCCCACTCATGAAACAACGTCCGAACATCTTCCAACATGATGATTTTCACCTTGGAAACATCATTGTGAATAATAAGAAATTCGCAGGAATTATAGACTTTGACAGGTATGATTGGGGAGATCCTATTCATGAATTTCTAAAGGTAGGAATATTTAGCCGAGAAGTAAGCATTCCTTTTTCAATCGGACAAATTAAAGGTTATTTTAATAATAAAGACCCTGAAGAAGATTTTTGGAGGTTGTATTCACTTTACTTAGCAATGTGCGTTTTCTCTACTGTTATATGGACTTTAAAAACGAAACCAAATATGATAAATGAGATGTTAAATAAAGTTTATGTTTATTTAGAAGATCATGATTACTTCGATCGATTAAAACCTAAATGGTATTTATAG
- the tlp gene encoding small acid-soluble spore protein Tlp produces the protein MPNKDDRSNNPERIEEIIENTQEKMNEAKSLEEAHGNEMSEKEKQQIEQKNHRREESLEALQEEMKDELDDQNLR, from the coding sequence ATGCCAAATAAAGACGATCGATCAAACAACCCAGAGAGAATAGAAGAAATTATTGAGAACACCCAAGAAAAAATGAACGAAGCTAAAAGCCTTGAGGAAGCTCACGGTAACGAAATGTCCGAGAAAGAGAAGCAGCAAATTGAGCAAAAGAATCATCGTAGAGAAGAAAGTTTAGAAGCTTTACAAGAAGAAATGAAAGATGAATTAGATGATCAAAACCTACGTTAA